The following coding sequences are from one Anopheles bellator chromosome X, idAnoBellAS_SP24_06.2, whole genome shotgun sequence window:
- the LOC131213864 gene encoding beta-mannosidase: MLDALKFLMFVLLLLVTILLNRHVTSKQSAELDLDLLWQIRDGKGVYVLVNQTVPSGVYTALEKSMVIGSLLEEYNDVNTSWVGQTDWDYRVNLSCVAGDYQYVVLTFHGVDTFSDVYLGDRLLGTTDNMFVRYRFDVKDQCDGGTNELRLHIRSPVVEARRRAQNRSLPIVPECPPEGYHGQCHMNLIRKMQASFAWDWGLAAPSMGVWKPVRLEYYSSVLIRDITVAIADERGTGDLWTIDVAVHLEAGLTAHPVSGVLTFKIFDVPFAAGTEPSVTVTDTTDERGELVVRHQLTVRKEAVALWWPNGYGRQQLYSLYVRYEDASLNRVKQPPHPDTLHAEKVIRIGFRTVRLRQDRSADGRMFYFTVNGVPIFAKGSNWIPSSILPERSYDAAYVKFLLYAARDAHMNMLRVWGGGLYESDHFYRLADELGILIWHDLMFACSMYPTDADFLRTVRTEVQQNVRRIQHHPSVAVWATNNENEVALRQNWYNTQANYSAYYEQYVELYVRLVLPEVQANDPWRTVLLSSPSNGDETGQDGFVSTNPQDPFYGDVHYYNYFLDGWNAAQYRGGRFVSEYGFQSFPAFNSWPEARSYSPDELARLINHRQHSPYGNEPILDMIRFNLPLPADNGSTSYWPDLIYLSQLSQAMIVKTETEVYRARRLVYGTMGALYWQLNDVWIAPSWSSIEYGGTFKLLHVWLRSIFAPRHLVAFVDEGHQLEVTAVRDTLGPVDEFWSVELHIHRYGEFSPVDRRTYDGVRVPPNTVALVTRFDIYGHLAQLGLRPADHLVMLYARSATGVLLAENFVLLDKLKHVADCTDPAVTVSVVSSACSERNNLTTVSLEVTVRAPALFVYLQLTPENSSTLKQCQFSHNGFLQFQPIRTVRLTCVDPGCRNKIQPRDISVRTVNGLLRN; encoded by the exons ATGCTGGACGCGCTGAAGTTTCTGATGTtcgtgctgttgctgctggtcacGATCCTGCTGAATCGACACGTCACCTCGAAACAGTCGGCCGAGCTCGATCTCGATCTGCTGTGGCAAATTCGGGATGGCAAGGGCG TGTACGTGCTGGTGAACCAGACGGTACCGTCCGGTGTGTACACGGCGCTGGAGAAGAGCATGGTGATCGGATCGCTGCTCGAGGAGTACAACGACGTCAACACCAGCTGGGTCGGCCAGACGGATTGGGATTATCGGGTGAACCTCTCCT GCGTCGCCGGTGACTACCAGTACGTGGTGCTGACGTTCCATGGCGTCGACACGTTCTCCGATGTCTACCTTGGTGACCGGCTGCTCGGCACCACCGACAACATGTTCGTGCGCTACCGCTTCGATGTCAAGGATCAG TGCGACGGTGGCACCAACGAGCTGCGGCTCCACATCCGCTCACCGGTCGTCGAGGCGCGCCGCCGGGCCCAGAACCGCAGCCTGCCGATCGTGCCCGAGTGCCCGCCGGAGGGGTACCACGGCCAGTGCCATATGAACCTGATCCGCAAGATGCAGGCCAGCTTCGCGTGGGACTGGGGCCTAGCCGCGCCGTCGATGGGCGTGTGGAAGCCGGTCCGCCTCGAGTACTACAGTTCCGTCCTGATCCGGGATATCACCGTGGCGATCGCTGACGAGCGTGGCACCGGCGATCTGTGGACGATCGATGTTGCCGTGCATCTGGAGGCGGGATTGACCGCTCATCCCGTCAGTGGCGTGCTGACGTTCAAGATCTT TGATGTGCCGTTCGCGGCGGGTACCGAACCGAGCGTGACGGTGACGGACACAACGGACGAGCGGGGCGAACTGGTCGTCCGGCACCAGCTGACCGTGCGCAAGGAAGCCGTCGCCCTGTGGTGGCCGAACGGGTACGGGCGGCAGCAGCTCTACAGTCTCTACGTGCGCTACGAGGACGCCAGCCTGAACCGTGTGAAGCAACCGCCACACCCGGATACGCTGCACGCGGAGAAGGTCATCCGCATCGGCTTCCGGACCGTGCGGCTACGCCAGGACCGGAGCGCCGACGGACGGATGTTCTACTTCACCGTCAACGGGGTGCCCATCTTCGCCAAGGGCTCCAACTGGATCCCGTCCTCGATACTGCCCGAACGGTCCTACGATGCCGCATACG TGAAGTTCCTGCTGTACGCCGCCCGGGACGCGCACATGAATATGCTGCGGGTGTGGGGCGGTGGGCTGTACGAGAGCGACCACTTCTACCGGCTGGCGGACGAGCTCGGGATCCTGATCTGGCACGACCTCATGTTCGCCTGCTCCATGTACCCGACCGACGCCGACTTCCTGCGCACGGTGCGAACGGAGGTGCAGCAGAACGTGCGCCGCATCCAGCATCACCCGAGCGTGGCCGTGTGGGCGACGAACAACGAGAACGAGGTGGCCCTGCGCCAAAACTGGTACAATACGCAGGCGAACTATAGCGCGTACTACGAGCAGTACGTGGAGCTGTACGTGCGCCTGGTACTGCCCGAGGTGCAGGCGAACGACCCGTGGCGCACCGTGCTCCTGTCGTCGCCCTCCAACGGCGACGAGACGGGGCAGGATGGGTTCGTGTCCACCAATCCGCAGGACCCGTTCTATGGCGACG TGCACTACTACAACTACTTCCTGGACGGCTGGAACGCTGCGCAGTACCGGGGCGGTAGGTTCGTGTCGGAGTACGGTTTTCAGTCGTTCCCGGCGTTTAACAGCTGGCCGGAAGCGCGCAGCTACAGTCCCGACGAGCTGGCGCGCCTCATCAACCATCGTCAGCACAGCCCGTACGGCAACGAACCGATCCTTGACATGATACGGTTCAACCTGCCGTTACCTGCCGACAACGGCAGCACTAGCTACTGGCCCGACCTGATATACCTCAGCCAGCTGTCGCAGGCCATGATCGTCAAGACGGAGACGGAGGTGTACCGGGCGCGCCGCCTAGTGTACGGCACGATGGGGGCCCTCTACTGGCAGCTGAACGACGTCTGGATTGCTCCGTCCTGGTCGTCGATCGAGTACGGTGGCACGTTCAAGCTGCTGCACGTGTGGCTGCGGTCCATTTTCGCCCCCCGGCACCTGGTGGCGTTCGTGGACGAGGGCCACCAGCTGGAGGTGACGGCCGTCCGCGACACGCTCGGGCCGGTCGACGAGTTCTGGAGCGTCGAGTTGCACATCCACCGGTACGGTGAGTTCAGCCCGGTTGATCGGCGCACGTACGACGGTGTGCGGGTGCCCCCGAACACGGTGGCGCTCGTGACCCGGTTCGACATCTACGGTCACCTGGCGCAACTGGGGCTGCGGCCGGCGGACCATCTGGTGATGCTGTACGCCCGCAGCGCCACCGgcgtgctgctggccgagaaCTTCGTGCTGCTCGACAAGCTGAAGCACGTCGCGGATTGCACCGACCCGGCCGTCACCGTCAGCGTCGTATCGTCTGCCTGCAGCGAGCGGAATAATCTGACCACCGTCAGCCTCGAGGTGACCGTCCGCGCGCCGGCTCTGTTCGTCTACCTGCAGCTGACGCCGGAAAACAGCAGCACCTTGAAGCAGTGCCAGTTTTCGCACAACGGGTTCTTGCAGTTCCAGCCCATCCGGACCGTGCGGCTGACGTGTGTCGATCCCGGGTGCCGGAACAAGATCCAACCGCGCGACATCAGCGTGCGTACGGTGAACGGGCTGCTGCGGAACTGA
- the LOC131213473 gene encoding progestin and adipoQ receptor family member 3, translated as MEYGEVTSSTMALKDSKQKLIVEFDQAPSHLQFNQFILAGYRNYLPVNLCLASVFWWTNETMNIWTHLFGVFMFCILGYRDLSMLEIQASPSDKVIVGLLLVSFYLCMVLSSVYHTFSCHSATCYERLLTFDLFGIALSLLAIFMSGIYYAFWCNLPLRNFYMITIGVIFAGAMVLQIPRLAVHSNVKMVAFVAWAAYGIVPTFHWYHVMGGSESTMVQLFVWRVLVMYGLSGLAFVIYVAKIPERWFAGKFDYIGHSHNLWHIMVLAALYYWHNSGMLYVEFRMTHGCSAGVQYA; from the exons ATGGAGTACGGCGAAGTAACCTCCTCGACGATGGCACTGAAGGACTCGAAGCAGAAGTTGATCGTCGAGTTCGACCAAGCCCCTAGCCACCTGCAGTTCAACCAGTTCATACTGGCCGGCTATCGGAACTACCTGCCGGTGAACCTGTGCCTGGCGAGCGTGTTCTGGTGGACGAACGAAACGATGAACATTTGGACGCACCTGTTCGGCGTGTTCATGTTCTGCATCCTCGGCTACCGGGACCTGTCGATGCTGGAGATACAGGCGAGCCCCAGCGACAAGGTGATCGTCGGACTGCTGCTCGTCAGCTTCTACCTCTGCATGGTGCTGTCGTCCGTGTACCATACCTTCTCGTGCCACTCGGCCACTTGCTACGAGCGCTTGCTGACGTTCGACCTGTTCGGCATCGCCCTGTCGCTGCTGGCCATCTTCATGAGCGGCATCTACTACGCGTTCTGGTGCAACCTG CCCCTGCGCAACTTCTACATGATTACGATCGGTGTCATCTTCGCCGGGGCGATGGTGCTGCAGATTCCGCGGCTGGCGGTGCACTCCAACGTGAAGATGGTCGCGTTCGTCGCCTGGGCCGCATACGGCATCGTGCCCACGTTCCACTGGTACCACGTGATGGGTGGCTCCGAGAGCACGATGGTACAG CTCTTCGTTTGGCGCGTCCTTGTGATGTACGGCTTGTCTGGCCTGGCATTCGTCATCTACGTTGCCAAGATCCCGGAACGGTGGTTTGCGGGCAAGTTCGACTACATCGGCCACTCGCACAACCTCTGGCACATCATGGTGCTGGCGGCGCTCTACTACTGGCACAACAGTG GCATGCTGTACGTCGAGTTCCGGATGACTCACGGTTGCTCCGCCGGCGTTCAGTACGCCTAG